The sequence AGAAAATTGGGAAAAAACGAATTCAAAAAATTTCAACAAAGCCTTTTTTTATCATTTGTCATGAGCCTCGAGATGTTAAGGTGTTCTATTAGCGAGCTAGCTGCAGGCAGGAGTGAGTTAGGGCTGCCGGTGACGAGAGTAGAGCAGAGACAGAGGCTTAGCGGAGTGAGATGAGTTAGATTTGCATACCATCATGTACTGAACTGTGTAATGCTAACAATCATCCTGTTGCAATGGTTATTCACTGTCATTTCACTGTACCAAATATTTTACTTCATACacagaaatgttttattttgaatgtcACAGTATTAACCCTATACAATATCATAGTCTGTTTTGACATCTAATCTTTGTCACCTTTTCCTTTATGAAAGTGACAAtaagttttaaaaaaaagtttttttatACTGAAACAGAATCGTACGTCTTAATGTTTTGCAGCCATTGAATTGGAAATGACTTGGTTTTTTCAAGTAATCCTAGAAAGGGGAAGAATAGACACTGCTGAGTCTGCCCCGTTCCCTGGGATAGCCGCACTGTTGTGGCATTGAGTGTTCTCACTATCGCTTCCTATCTACACACTGGCAAACTGTTGAGGTATTTCTTGCGGTGATTGGTTTTAATGCTAGGTTTTTATGAATCAAAACTAAAGTTTTAGACCTGCATGCTTTGCTTATTATCCATGATTGTTCCTGTATCTAgtctttttgtttttattttataattttttattttattttgtgaacTAACCATAGGAGCCCTTTATATGGACAGGTTTAATCACGTGAGTCCCATGTCAACATGTAGCATGATATTAGGCTGCCTCTGGAAGGTTAGAGGATAGTTAGAGAAGATGCATATTGTGTGCTTAGGACGGAAAAGCAAAGCATACCAGGCAATTACAAAGAATTAACGCTTCCTTTTCAAATTTCCACACAACCTGGGTAAATaaaatactctgttatccttTTTTTGGATCAGCGCTTACTGTAGATGTCAGGTCTCACTTAAGGAACACTCTTTTAGGACATTGTGAAGGTACTATTGATTTTGTATGAACTAAGTTAAGTATACAGAATAGAAGCaagtgaaaaaatgaatacgTTTTATAATCATTCTTATCTCATTTAAGCTAAATATGTGTGCTCCAATCACCTATTTAAAATATctcatttttctttttgtggATCCAAGACAAAAACATATTTCTCAACATCTGCTGTTGTAATGCTACAGCACCGTATATATGCAATGCTTATTTTTGGTCCAATCATTAAACAAGGGTTGGATGAGCAAACATCTGGAAATCTTTGTCAGTAAAAACTAGATGTTTTATTCCCTGAAGTGAGCGGATGACTTAACAGCCACCCTCAGTATAACAGTTTTTTAGCTTGAGAAAACTGAGATAGCCAGATTTGGCGACATGGGAAGGTTAAGTGACTCCAGAGGCTGCAGACTTAATCACTGCACTTCCTCTACTCTAAAAATAGTACTTTGTGTTATTTTAAACATGgaaaaaattgaaataaatgtatttgacaGTTATTGATATTTGTTAAAGGTTAGGATTATAACATCAGTTCCTTAAAATTACATTTGCGAACCGCAGTGTTTTTATTCACTGGGGCCTCAACAAGTACAGCATTGTTGAGTCTTAACTTAACTGTTTTCAAActcaaaaaaaagttttaaccgTTTTGATTTCTACATGCATGTTCCTGAGAGTGAGACCTACCCATCTATTTTACCATTAAATTgtttaaatgtaaaaataatctTTTGGATTAATCCTTTGGAAGCGTTAATTTGATGGGGACGTGTAATGTGCAACAAAATATTGtgtgattttatttttatttttttcagtcttatattctttatgaaatgttttccatgTGCATTAGCTGTTGAActgttatttttttgtttaGATAAAATGCAGAGAAGTTTCAGAACAATTGTTATACAGAATGAATGACCAAACAGTAACAGTGTATTTTAAATTAATTCGATTGCTGTATGGAAGTCAATGTCACTTGGTTTTAACACACCAAATGTAAtgaacaattaaataaatacaaaataatgttaGAATAAACAATTCAAAACGTTTCAGTAAGAATGCTGCTAAATATACAATTCCTGCTGTCTCGtgcatatatacaaatataaatgtacCTGCGAATGATATAGATTTCTGTGTCTCCTTTGCTTGGATGCGGGCCAGAGTCCCGCTTCTCAGACAAAGACCTGACTGTTTGCGTAGAGAACTCATTTTGCAGAGACATTTAGACGGAACAAGTGCCGTATTGTTGTGTAATTGGCCAATGGAGACGGGAGCATTCTCATCATTAGGATAAACGGCCTGTGTTGGTTAGAGGAAGACTGGCAGACATTTATCCACCACAATAATCTCACATCAGCATGAGAACATTTTATCTGGGAATCGCTGCACCAACAGCATTTTTTACTTAATTACGTATACAAATAGAGTATTCCTTATTACATTAGTATTACTCATTTGCAATAATAAGTTTATCTGTCATGGTTTTCATTTGCAGTGAAATTGCTTCCATGCTGAAGTGCCATGTTCTGGTAAGAAAATGTAAAGGTTATGACACGGCACTGTTTGCTCATTCATTattgaactaaagaaaaactCCCTTTTTGCTGCAACTGGATATGATTAAcacaactgtacacattgcaacTACTTGAATTGGACTTATAAATAGTTGTACAATCTCTCTTTATGATTCTTTCATGCTCATCATTCTTGAAACAAGAAGAAATCCTTACAGCTTAACCAAAAAGGCGTAAGGATGTCTATTGGTTGAAGATTTGTCTTCGTTTCATTCTCCTTCCTAATCCTTGGTTCGAGTTTCCTCTGAAGATACAACTTGCATCAGGGCCTCCTTTCTGAATGATCGACCTGTACCAGAAGAATTCTACACTCTTGCTTTTAATGGAGTACATGTTAATTTCCActtgacacgcacacacacattatacacAGCATACAGGGACTTGTGCGCCGCTCCGAGTATTATTTGCAACTTTAATCTGAGACTTGGCTACATCATCGACTGGAGTTTGGATGCAGCCTTACAGAAATCCTTGAAGTATTCCTGGTGGAAATGTGAGATGACGGCAGCCTTTCACCCTTTGCAAAATCCCCCTTGATGACGCATTTCTCCAAGACCAAGCTGTTTACATCTCAGAAATCAACGGATCTTTTTATAGCAACATCTTAGTCAGATTATTTCACATTCTCATCAAAACAAATGCACCTACATTTGTCTTAATCATGTCTTCTTGCAGCAGACATGTTTCCCTTATTTTCTGGAAACTGTCAAGGTTTAAGTTTTATAGAAGATGCAGATGATCCAAAAGGATCAGTCGTCATCTCATGAGGATGACGAAGAAGATGTGAGAGGGTAGAGCAGCACAGGATATTTCTTTacatctgtgtctgtctgtgtgtgaagagtctgtatgtgtgtgtgactgtgtgcgcGTTTGGGTGTgtcttattttgtttgtttttgtgtcaATCAAAGGTACACTGAGTGTCTCTAACACGCCTCCTTCTCGTTGTGCAGTATGAGGAATGCCAGTGGGCTGACGGCTGCCAACCTGGCCCACGCCCAAGGATTCCAGGAGTGCGCTGAGATTCTCTCCAATGCCCAGAACTTCCAACAAAACATGGCTCAGTCCCACAACGGGACTTTTCTGAATGGCATGACCCAGATTGGGGGCAACGGTCGCCCCATGATCCAGGGACGCAGCTTCTTGAATGGCATGCCCAACAGAAAGAGGTCTTTTGATGGCATGGAAGCAAACCCAGGGAAGAAGGCTAGACCTAATGGTAGGTCACTCAGCTCATCAGATTCTATTGTTACTTTGGGATTAAAGGTAAACTTCCCTTTGCTCCAGCTGGAACATCTATTTTTAGTTTAGACTGCTGCACATTAAGTCATGCTGGACAGAATGACCAGACACGGCTGCTCAAGACAATTACTCAGACAATACGGCCCCATGTGGAATCTGTCTGTGTGCATGACATGATCAAAAAGGTTAACTGTCATTAAATGTACCCTATCTGTAGACAGAAATGCAGTCTTCACTTATCGTACAATCCACAAGTGGTTTTGTATTATAAAACCAATTTTTTATGTAATCTTGCAGAATTAGAATGCCATGTGTTAAAGAAAGAGCTTCTTTATCCTAAttgattcaaaggttttattgtcatattcaCATAAGCTAaaatgtagaaatggcaatgaaaatcttatgacccgagctcctccaacgatgcaacatatataataaaatacaaataaaaaatattgcaAGAAGTCTAGACTCTATATAcgtacatgtaaatagaatatgatgtgtacaagaacagaatgtgaaattaaatattgtacattaacacaaaattaAATACGGTTTATTGCGGTGATAACTATTTAGATAAATAAGTAGATTCAGATTGCAAGATGACAATCAGATGAATGTTTATCTAGGCACTCAACAGAactcaggtgtttaacagtcttatggcctgtgggataaaactgtccctgagtctggtggttttactcCGGATACTGCGGTACTGCCTGAGCGCCCTGCAATAGTGAGCTTGTACTCTCTAGTCTTCAAGTAGATGCAGGCGCATACAGATATGCAGCTGGGGACTAACATCTTAACCCAGACTTTCTGTCATGTTTGAagttaaaaagtaatttttcgAATATCATTCCTATTGTTTGTGTCTGCATCTTGCTCTCAGGTCTGGGCATGCCAGCAGAGCTGCGCAATGGGAGCGGACCACTGGGTGGTGCTGGAGAAGCCCAGATGGAAACCATGAACATGGAGTCGACTGTAACCTCAGGTGGGCCAGGACCCTTTGCTTTTGGGCTAAATGGGGTTGCACCCCCACAAGTGCTGGGGGCCGTGGATCAGTGTGCGGACAGAGGGGGGCCGGAGTGGTCCTGCCCTGGCACTAAAGAGCTGGAGGTCATCACTGTGGCATCGatgcagaccccatgtcgctgCACCAACTCTTATGCCTACCTGTAGAGGGCTTGTGCTAATGTTCACATTGTGCAGTATATCTCTTTGGTATCGTCGGGcacattttaatttaaatgttgcATACTGCATGCATAAAAGATACATTTGCTTTGATTTGGTGGTAAGCTACATTTGAacaatgtatatcagtgtgtgttGTATTTTATACTTTTCCATGTACCTAACTATACTCTGACggatacaaaaaaaaagagATTTCTTTGTTATACTAAATGCATCCGTCCAGTTATACAGATAGTTGTTGTGtatacctttttatttttaaggtTCATGATAAAAGGAGTTTTGTTTTGCACAATTATACGGCAGCATCCCAGATAACGCAAACTTATTGGCATTCCCTTCAAACAGCAGTGCAACCGAATGTAGGTCATATTGGCTCAATGGATAAAAATAGTCGTGGTCGAGTTCTAAATAAGTCATGACTACCTGTTGCATAATAGGAAAAAGGTCAACTTCATTGGTCACCTGAATATGTTACTACGTTAACGTCTGATTTTCCGTATGGAATGGCTAAAGTATGATCATTCCATATAGCTTAGAAAAAGTGTTTCTTTGCAATCCTATTAAGAGAAATCTATATAGACATGATATGTAATATCCACATGGTGATTACCTGTTAGTGATATGTTGAGTTTACTGAAGCTGATTGATTATTAtgacatttatataaaaatgatTAGGGCCTTGGCACTCTTTTAATATACACTTTAGCTGACGCTGTTTTGTATTCCAGAATTTGTATATGCCAAAGCATATCCCCAAATGAATGTAGCTCGTAAAGTATAAACGATGCAGCTTTCCTGTAGTTTGTAGATGTCATGTACTCTGACATTGTGTTCCATTAACTTGGAGTTTGGTTATTCCTGTTTTTCATGTTCGTTTATTTGGGCTGTGCTTATTTGATGGTTAAATATGGTGAATGTTTATTAGGCAACTATAGCAGAGCTTGCACATCTGTATGTTATATTCTAAAACCTGATTTTGTAATTGGTACTTGGCCATTTTACAATGAGTAGTTATGAGTTAACCATACCGCTCAAGAAAGTTTGCATGGATTTGCAAAAAGCCTTATTTCTTGAGCTGTATTGAGTAGTGGAACAATAACTTTTGGTAAGGGACATTCTTCTTTCTGAATTTTGTGTTtcatggtacagtttatttcGTTCGACATGGCTGAACATTTGAGTGTATAGACTTTACCTTTGGAACATCCGATGCTTAGTACTGAAAAGGTTGAGCTTTGTACTTTATTGTGTGAAATCATTAAATGTTGATTAATTTGATAAATGTGACTGTGGTGGACCTTTGTTTTCTTGATGTACTGTATCGTCATGCATCTGTCAAGTCCTGTTTCTGGAGTGCAAAACAAGGACTAAACTTCTCTAATTTGAGTTGGGATTATGCCAACATGTCTTGTAGATTTAAGGTTTCCTTGAGgggtattttaaatattaaagtgGAGACGGAAACGTTTACTTGACATACAGCTGTAACTAGGTCAAAGCAACCTCCGATCAGGATTGAAACAACAGGAAACATGTGGTTTAATGTAAGGCTTTggaatttactttgaaaactgtTGATTTACTTTTTCTAAGGGTTTTTTCTAAAAGTATTTGCTTGTAATGCCCTTCTAATAGTTGTGCAAAACAAAATCAATCCTCCCTGTCTCTCTTGTTATATTTAAAGAAGCAGGAATATGGTAACACTTATTATATCCAGTATATATCCCCTTTGACAATTTGTCTCATTTTCAGTGGCAGGTGAGAGACTCTGTGGGGATTTTCTCTCAAATGGTCACAATCTACCACAGCCTTCAGTTTGGTGTGATCCTGCAGCTGAGATCCTCCAGAGCCAGCTCCTCTACAGCGACTCCTCTGAGAGCGGTGGCAGCGCAGGTAGCCAGGTGGAGCACCAGAGGTCTGTGAAGGCAGAGCAGCTGTACGACCATGCCTTCTTCACCACCATGCTCCTTTACCATGGATCCTAAAGTACAAAAGATGTTGACAGGCTGTCTGCTTTTGCCTGTATGTCATATAAGCCTAAAAAAAGTGTTGATTTGCCTTAAAGCCATTGAGTGGTGCTGTTATTCATTGAATGTTTTTGgttttggaaagggcaggcccATTGTTGTGGACTGATATATGTTACTGATTGATTGTTGATTAAAAAGTGGATTAGTTTGTTTTGTTAAATagaaagtgttttttgtttataATTAACGTTTGATCCAGCTGTAAATAGCCTTGTTCTAATATACTCTAAACTAAGCATTAACTAATCAGTGACAATACTTACATTTTGTTTGTGTCAAGTGGGAGTGTGGGAGGTCCCTGCCTCGTGATGTTAAGAAAAACATTGAGTTCATCCCATGTTACTCtaacgaataaaaaaaaaaatgtttttgcaAAAGTTAAAGTTTGATGGAATTTACTTTTTGttgcagaaagaaagaaaacattgTTACAAATGGCTCTTTAACTTATTTTATGTAACTTTTTAGACCTATTGTGCACGTTTTGTTTGCAGAATTCTAGAAGCATTATGCAAGTGTctgtaaaaggagaatacaaAAAATGTGGACATCTGTGGACTATCTTCCAAGATGTCTGCTGGTGCATCTGTTATTCATATCAAAACGATGTATGAGTGCAGTCAACTCTAGGAACATGTTAATGTTGCATTTATAAATATTCATTAATCGTAATACACCATTGGGTATAGATGTATAGCTAATTTATATCAACTTAAAAGAGGATGCTTTTTCCTTTATAGGCTACTTGTAGAGACACAAATATAAACTCGCTCCAGCCTGCACAGCTTCAGTTGTGTACTTTCTGGTCATCGAGCACCTGTCTCCAGGGGCGGCCGTCGTCAGAGCTGCGCTGCACAAACAACGCGTCACTGTGACCACGCCCCGCGGCAGACGACGCCCCTAATGCGAATGGGGGGAAGGAAAAGGCTGTTCTAATACAATAACGTAATACATAACTGCATCTTCCCTGTATGTAGAGAAATGCATTAACACACATGTATGTATAACGTTTCGGATGTATGTACTGATATTCCAATGCCAGAAAGTGTTGTGAAACTTATCATTTGAAATGGTTTCCTCCTCTCCTTGATTTGGTATCGTCCAGTAAACCTCGCTGGTCTAACCAGGGAATCAGGATTATCGGCACGACAGAACGACTCTGGCTGCTGCTAGTGCTAACAGGGTCACTGTGAAGGTGCCAAATAACTAGTGAAAACAATATTACCTTTTGATAAATACGCACCTGTTCACGTTTCAGTGTTACCATTACGTGTTTCACAATTTAAACCATGTCCACCCCGGCTAGAAGGAGACTTATGAGAGATTTTAAAAGGTAAGTCGATGATTTGTCAAAAACAGCTAACATTAGCCTAGCGTTAGCTTGAAATAGCTCACCTGTATTTCTTTCATATTAACAGTTGGTTTCAAACATTCTAAACAGTAACACATTAACGTATCGCAAACAATCTATCGTTAATCTTGAGTTTGTATGAACCTTGGACATTGAAGTGAAATAAAGCTGATTTTGTAGAAGAGCTTCGCCCGTAGCTAgaagctaacagtgctaactgatAAATGCTAGCAGAATATTCGATATAGTTACTGTCCCAGTTTATGGCTGTTAGCTGGcagttaaatatatatttatttttccatTGACAAGATCAATTTAATGCCATGTAGCAAACGTTAGTGTTCCGTGAACTTAAACCAGTCGCTGTTTTGTATTATATGCTAAATGGTAGCATTAAAATAGTTAGTAAAACGTTTGTTAGTAATTATAGATGGATTAGCCGTTTGTAAAGATCTAGCAACACGGATTATTATATTATAGTGTTGTAGGCAAGAACAACATAAAGCCAAAGAAAAAGTATACTTCATCTTCTACAGTCACCACGAAACGGTCTTGTTATTCAGTAACAGAACACGTTGCCTTTTTCACTCAGGCCAATATAACGAAATAGAGAAATCCCTCTATATATCAATTGTCTTCCAACGTGTGGACACCTCACTGTACATTTAATTTTCCTCAGATCCTTTGATTGTCAGCTTGTTTTATCAATTCTGACCGGAAGTGGTAACCTGCAGGGATTTGGACAGGGCATTGTTGTGGAGTTCAGATATACAGGACCCCTTATTCAAGACAGTCCTTTTCAAACTAAGTCTGTACTCAGTGGTCATTACAAATGTTTCTACATAAGCTAGTGAAACCTTTTACAAGTAGTGGTTGTTTTTCTGACTGATAAGAATAACACAGATATGGGTCCTTAGGTTTATGTCGAAGGCTTTTTAGATTTTTCTTTGTGTTATTATTGTTCTAGGGTCAATAGAAAGAAAAAGATAGAACCAATGCCTACACAATGTTTTCAACTTGGACTTTGAGCTTCCCCAATATGAAGGTCTCTGTCCCATCCTTAGTTTGCTAACTGGTGATGACATCACAGTTTCTCTCAGCTGATAAAACGTTGAGCATGATGGCATTGACTTCAGGGATTTACAAAGACTGTTGCTTAGTTTCTTTTCATGATATGTATATATTTCTTTCTAGCTGGCTCAATTGTTTTTTGCAAAACTTTAAAACCACAGTTGAATGTTTTAATGGCACAGCCAAGGTAGTCAAGTAATCGATCTGTAATCATTTGAATGTGGCAATTCAGTCCCCTTTACTTCCACTtttgcttgtttgtttgtttaaaatatcATATTTGTCTGTGGCCTAGTGTTAAAAGGTAGGATGTCATTCGATTACTGAATTCACTAAACTCTGGCTAAATAAATaacctttctttctttctttgttttctttttttataaaggCTACAAGAGGACCCTCCCGCGGGTGTCAGTGGTGCTCCATCTGAAAACAACATTATGGCATGGAATGCAGTCATATTTGGGTAAGACATTACTACAGTCATCATTTACATCGAAATAATTTGTGTTTGACGTTCAAAATCAATGACCAATCTTCTTTTTTCTCTAACCTCACAGCCCTGAAGGAACTCCCTTTGAGGATGGTATGTTAATAACTTGTTGTTTTTTGTAGTCAGGCATATTGTCACTGTATTGtttaaaacaacacaaacatagaAACTTTACAGCATGCAAACCCATTATTTAATTTAGAATATATTTAAATAGATGCTCATTTTCAAACAATCGTTTAAATGACGACGCTGaagcagagtcctgcatcgggtcgggtacccgacgggtgacccgcaaaaaaggtgattcgcgggtggtatttttccaaacgctttttttccgggttcggtaaaacaaagatgatgcgggtcgggtcgcgggtgttgcataataaatatattgaaataatgataattttgtttaatgtttaaatcctcagacctctcccccgcgggaccgtgcataatcataacctctgcagcgcatcagtcTGCTGCTGAgccgccacattcgaaatggctgaggtgaagctctctagcggagaatacagcattttcaataacacttcctcaagagcgaaacccagcgtctgggaggcttttggttcctagatggagaaaataaccaacatcccacgctttttgagacaaatatgcaactgcgtgtgttaataattgcatgttttcactgctcatatataggctatgcgggttcgggtcgggtcgcggatcttgtgccgacgggtcgggtcgggttgcggaactaattggcaatatgtgcgggtagcggggcgggttcggtattgcacgtcgcgggtgtggggcgggagcgggtcttgaaaatcagacccgtgcaggactctgcgctgaagttggcttctgattcagagcatccgattaggcagttaaggggaaagttaagggacatttaatttacagcgctgagcgaacaatcctccgtgttttaaCCTCTTAAATCactgcatagccgatttatttggactggattttcccagagtctaaagattctttataacctaGTTTGAGatctgtgaaacctttattctatttgtgaaaatacaaaaagggagatttcagtgctttttttacatcctgaccacattagaccaggtcctgatctgaaaccactagacctacactcatcaaatctggactggattatcccacggaggctaaagattctttataacccaatttgagatttgtgaaaatacaaacacaggtggaaggctgaggttgctgcagcaggcCAGCATCAGAATCAGAGAGTGAACCTCCCAGCTGGGCAAGCCTTTATGCCttcttgtattttcacaaatagaataaaggtttcacaaatctgaaactgtgttataaagaatctttagcctccgtgggataatccagtccagatttgatgagtgtaggtctagtggtttttgatcaggacctggtctacatgaaaaaaaacaacaacaaaaaacactgaaatctcccttttttgtattttcacaaatagaataaaggtttcacaaatctcaaactgtgtttATGAAtaatctttagactctctgggataatccagtccaaataaatcggctatgtagcgatttaagaggttcaaacatggaggattgttcgctcagcgctgtaaattaaatgtcccttaactttccccttaactgccgaatcagatgctctgaatcggaagccaacttcagcgtcgtgtTTAAATGGGTGTTTTTCTGTTGTGTTAAACAGCCGACTCGCAGTCCGGTTTTAAGGCTAACAAATAAATGGTTTTTGTGTCTTCTCTTTGTCCCAGGCACATTTAAACTCATTGTAGAGTTCACAGAAGAATACCCCAACAAACCCCCCACAGTACGATTTGTGTCAAAGATGTTTCATCCAAATGGTAGGAATATGTTCTTATCTCTTCACACATTAAAGTGTTAATATTTATGTGCAGTGTGTAATTGTGTTTTCATCCACAGTCTATGCAGATGGCAGTATATGCTTGGACATCCTACAGAACCGTTGGAGTCCCACTTATGATGTGTCCTCAATTCTTACATCTATCCAGGTAGGAAGTGTCAATAAACAATGACTTAATACATATTAAAACCAAAAAGGAAAAACTAAGAGGTACTCAGGGTTAAGACATATGAAGCAGAGCAAATGACTTAAGATTAAGAAGCTGTAAATGCACATATTGTATGTGTTTAACTAGGCAAACTGAATTGTTTTAATATCAGAATTTAAATAAAGGTTCCTGTTGCAAAATTAAAATCCTTCAAGTGTTTGCAAATACAGTCAATGGTAATACTGATTGGTAGGATTGAAACTGAAAATAGTTTCCACAGCCTAATCTGACGTCaaatctcttcttttttttcgctTAACAGTCAAAGATTCCAGTTAAAATCACCTTACACAATAAAAGTGATTAGCAGCATCATTCTTGGAAATATATTCATATATTCAGAATATTTGTTGCTGATTGCTAAAGTTGAATGAGCCATTAAACAATGAATCGTTTCTACCCATGTAGTCTTAAGccctgtttaaaacaaatgttctttACATTTAAATGAGAACGTGCATTTGTGAAAGGGTGTGACTGAGAGAGATCGGATGGACCTTTATTTTCCCTGTGGGGAAGTTCAGGAGTTTAAAGCAGCAACagagagagtgaaaaacaggacggtACAGATTCACACGAGGAtagtcaaataaaaaatatcatTATATTAGTAACTGTTAAAATCACAACAAGGTAAACTTTGATAATTTGAAGGAACATTAATACATATTTGAGTTTGAgttattaaatatatttacatgtgtgtgtgcagatgcAAGTGCAGGTCATTTGTACAAACAGGGCATATGTTATGTATTtacagtgtggggggggggggttctcaaGGATACTGTCAagcttcctcctcgtcctcTCCTCTGCCACCTCCAGATAGTCCAGTTTTACTCTACCTACAGACCTAGCCTTCCTCACGAGCTTGTTCAGCCTGTCAGTGGATGAATATGGCTACAGGAAGATGGTTATATTCCACTAAAAAGGTCTCACCTTCAGTGCTtcttttctccccccccccccccccagtcccTGCTTGATGAACCAAACCCCAACAGTCCAGCTAACAGTCAGGCCGCTCAGCTGTACCAGGAGAACAAGCGGGAATAC is a genomic window of Pseudochaenichthys georgianus chromosome 21, fPseGeo1.2, whole genome shotgun sequence containing:
- the ankrd10b gene encoding ankyrin repeat domain-containing protein 10b, with protein sequence MSVGLESGFSSEEVLNSRFPLHRACRDGDVGALCSLLQRTSNPADLSVEDTFYGWTPIHWAAHFGKLECVMRLVQVGCGVNAVTSRFAQTPTHIAAFGGHPQCLLWLLQAGADINRQDYVGESPIHKAARAGSLECINTLLIQGAKADMRNASGLTAANLAHAQGFQECAEILSNAQNFQQNMAQSHNGTFLNGMTQIGGNGRPMIQGRSFLNGMPNRKRSFDGMEANPGKKARPNGLGMPAELRNGSGPLGGAGEAQMETMNMESTVTSVAGERLCGDFLSNGHNLPQPSVWCDPAAEILQSQLLYSDSSESGGSAGSQVEHQRSVKAEQLYDHAFFTTMLLYHGS
- the ube2al gene encoding ubiquitin conjugating enzyme E2 A, like, producing the protein MSTPARRRLMRDFKRLQEDPPAGVSGAPSENNIMAWNAVIFGPEGTPFEDGTFKLIVEFTEEYPNKPPTVRFVSKMFHPNVYADGSICLDILQNRWSPTYDVSSILTSIQSLLDEPNPNSPANSQAAQLYQENKREYEKRVSAIVEQSWRDS